In Formosa haliotis, the sequence AACGGGATTAGCAGAATGCACATGAAACTCTAGACTGCTTAAATCTAAGCCCGATTTGTAAACCAGCCATTTTGCAGCAGCCAAACCATCCGGTGCAAGTTCTCCGTTTTCATTTAAACCTAAATCATTATCAAAACTGATGAATTCTGGAAGGCCATTTTTAATGATAAATGTTACAAATTCATGATAACTTCTTACAACATCAAATTCTGAAACCATAAATTTAGAATATACCATATCCACCGTTCTTAAATCATCTAGAAACAATTTTTTCATAATTAATAACAAAGTTTACTGAAAAATTCTGAGACAGCTTCTTCGAATATCTCTACGGGAATTCGATGTGCCAAATCATTATACAAATGAATGGAGTACTCAGGGTGAAATGCTATAGTGTTCCCAAGAAATTGTAACGTATCCTTTGGGTCTATAACGTTATCTGCTGTGCCTAAAATAATGTGTTTTAGCACGCTTTTATTATAAGGTAATTCAGGGACATTTTGCAATACAGATCGTTTTGCTAAAGCAGGATTAAAAAGCAAAGCTGGACGTTGCAATGCATTAGAAACATAATACCCGGCAAATCCTCCCATACTACTGCCAATAACAACATTGATATCTATTTCTTTATAACTTGCTATAATTTGTGCTATGCTATCTGGTGTGTTTTCAAAGTCTATCGCAGGCGCATATACGGTACCAAAGGTTTCTAAAATTCCTTTTTTTTGGGTGCTTAAACTACCATTTAAGCCGTGAATGTATAGTATGTTCATAATTTTTTCAATTGTTATAAATAGTGATATAAATATGTTTTACTAGAAAGCTTTCTTGAAGCTAGGCAGTGTTATCCATTTATTTTCTTAATGCTCTGAATGTCATCTCGGAATTGTATTTTTTTCCGTCCTTTTCGAAGAACCATACATTCGAAATCTCCCGAACTTTTGGTAAATCGAGGTCGTCAGTTGTAATTTTTTGTTTGATAATTCTCCGAAATTTTTTGTTTGCGAATCGCTTACATTCCTTTTCTGGTGTTGCAGATGTAATACCGTGAATTTTTGTTTTCTTTATGGATCTACTCATAATTCTATCAAGTAAAGTAATGTTATTCAACAAATGTATATTCTTAGTCCGTCAAAACATGTCGGTGTAAATTTTAATTACAATGATTTAAAATATTCGTAAATCATAACCATTGCCAAAGTATCTAATTCGCAATATTTTAAAAGGCCTTTCGATATTTCCAAACGTTCACTTTCCTGCATCGTTTCAAATTGTAATTTGCTATATGCAGTAAGTGCAGCCCCTCCATCTGAAATAGAACTCATTTCTGAAACTAAATCTTCCAACTGGGTTTCAGACCAATCTTTAAATAAAGCAGGGAGTGTTTTATAAGGACTAATAACCAGACCGTCTTTTATAGTAATAAAAGCATGATCTTCATTAAAATTTTTACTAGTTACTTGTATATCTTCTATTGGATTAGCATATTTTTCTTTTAAAAACATACTCGAATTTAATACTGCCGGCAAAATAGCCTTGATTGATATCGAACCCTCAGTAATGGGGTGATAATAATAATCCTTTACTACGCGGTACAGGTCTATCATATCACGTGTTCCTTGCCATTTTTTGGTGCGATTTCCCGGGGAGTGTGTAATACGTTCTATAAATGTCTGAAGTTCGGTTTTATCTGGTTCATTGGAATCCGCTAACTGATCATGAATTTGATTTAAAACTGTATTTTCATGATTGTGATATCTAAATATACTTCCCTCATTTTTTTCCAAAGCTTGTTTTAATGCTCTTACAAATTTGAAATTGGGAAATTCCCCAACAGTAGCATTTAAGTATTCTGTAGCATGATCTATGCGACCATCTTCATAAACAATATGATGGGAAAACTGGAAAGCGGTTTGTTCGTATGGGTGTCTTCCAGCCGTAAAGGGTAAAGCCACCATAGAAGTTTCAAAATCAATAAAATTTAAAGGGTAAACCCAGGTGGACATTTCTAGTTTTAAGCCGTCTAATTCTATAAATGGGGTGTTGTCATTTTGTTGCTCCTTTTCCACTTGAATCCAACGTCTTTCTGAATTCGAAATTTTAAGCGCTTCGGGTTGCGGATTTACATCCGATTCATTTAAATCTGAGATAAAATATTTTCCAGATTCGATTAATTTCTTTGACCCTCTAAAGTTCCAAACATCATACACCTTGGGCATATTTGCTGCTTGGTTAGTAATTTGTAATTGGGCAGTCCAACAGTCATGGAATCCACTTTTTTCACTTTCAGTAGGGGTTTCTGTATAAAACTCACAACTTTTGCACTGACTTCCGATGGGCTCTATTAGTTTTTTGTCCTGAGCATAATGATCTCGAAACATAATAAGTAATGCTTCAAAACCTAGTGTTTCATTAAGTGGATTATTTTTATAGATATACTCAAGCTCTTCTTCTATATTAATATCCGATAATAAATTCTCACCAAGATCGTCTAACAGCAAGCCTTCCTTTTTAATTATTCCTGTTCTTAAATCGGATGATTTTGAAATCTTAAAACACTGATTTATACCATCGACCGTGGCAACTGCATCTTTATTTACTAGTTTTAAATAAGATTTAATTTTCCAATCTGGGTGGCATTTTTGTATTACATATTTTTGAAATGCAACATCATAAAGGTAGGCAGACCATCCACCAGTAAGCCCTCCGCGCTTTCCTATGAAAGATTCATGGTTATTTGCGTTTACCGATTTAGCCTTAACTTCAAAAAGGTTTATATGATTTCCTTTTTTTTCTAAAATATCCACTCGTATAAATAAACCGTTGTACAGAAAGGCTGCTTCAAAAATCACAACTTGATCTTGTTGTAGCAGCTTTTCTGTTTTCTGTGCCAACAGACCGTAATTCCAATCATCACCTAGAATTGCAATTCCATCAGGGTATTGCATTCGTGCTAGTTCTTCTACCTGAAACCCACCTTCTGCCAAGGCTTCTAAAAACGGATTTGAGAGTTGTTGGTTTACATATTCTGATTTACGTGTGTAAAATAGTTTTGTTGGGCATTCCAATCCTAATTTAAATCTGGATTTAGTAAGGTAGCGTTCCGTGTTCATTATAGTTTAGTCTTGATATTTATTATAAATTTTTTCAATTTCCTTTTTTATATGATTCCGGTAACTGGGAGGTGAAATTACTTCAACTTCCATGCTCATTTTTAATATTTGGATGTCGAATTCGTAATTAGGAATTATATGATAACTTACTTTATAATATCCGGGCTCATCATCTTCTTTTATGTGCTGAGATGGGTGTAGAGGTAAACTTTCTAAATAGTGCATGTGTTTTTTATGAGTTTTTAAAACAATGTTTTCCAATGAAGCATCATTTACACGTACCCCAACAATGCAACTGAATTTGTTTAAATCTTCTTCAAAATCCTTTCTATTTACAGATTGCAGGTCACCTTGTTTTAGATCGCTCAGTCTGTCTATACCGAAAATGCGTATGGTGTTCAAATCATCAACAACACCTATAACATACCACCGGTTTAAATATTCCTTAATCATTAAAGGTGAAATGGTATACTGCTTCTTCGTGTCCTTATAATAATTATAATGCTCGAACGATAATTTACAGCCTTGTTTTATAGCGATTAAAATTGGAGCGAGGTTTTCTATACCATTTAAAACAGGTGTGTTTTCAAAAAGTATGTATTCCTTGAGTTTGTTGTCGCTCATTAAACCTTCGGAAAAAATTTCACTTATACTTACCAATTCCAAATATTTGAAAAAAGAGACTAAGTCCACACTTTCTTCTTCATTTATGTAATAGCCCCTGTTCTTTCTACAATGAGAGATCTCGATTCCAAAATCGTTTCTTAGACTCTTTAGTTCTCGTTCTATTGTGCGTTCCGAAACCGAAATATCTTGATCTTTTAGGTATTCTAAAACCTCGGCTTTCGTAGGATAATGTTTGTTTCTTATAAAAGTTAAAAGATGAAGCGTTCGTTTTGATAATGATGGATTTGACATTTGATAGTGTTTTATATACAGTGGTTTTGTTTTACAATTTAAAAATAATATTTTAAACCGACACAAATTGTCGGTCTATTTTTGTTTTTTTGTTTTGTAATCAAATTATAACAGGTATGGCAAGCAAATTGGATCAGATAAAAGCACATTTAGAATATAAACATATGCGACTGGAAAAAGTGAATACTGTTTTAAAAACAGAATTTTTCGGTATAGATAAGGCTATTGATCAAGTTTGTGCAAACATCCGGCCTTGGTATATTTTAGCCGATTTTCAAGAGCGGCCTATGGTTGTTAATATATGGGGTTTAACAGGTGTTGGTAAAACTAGTTTGATAAAACGCATAATGGAATTATTGGATATGCGTGATTCTGTATATCATTTCGATATGGGCAATTCTGATAAAAATAGCCATTCTAATATTTTAAATATTCAAAAGATATTTAAAGTTGAAGATATGCAACAACCATCTATTGCTTTAATTTTAGATGAATTTCAGTTAGCCAGAACTTTAGATAACAACTTATGTGAAACTGATGATGAGAAAACACGGATAATTTGGGAGCTTTTAGATACAGGCTGTATAGCACCTTCAGAAGTAGACCATAAAAGCAGTAAAGGCTTAGATTTTTCTAAAAGTATTGTTTTCATAATAGGTAATTTAGATGATGCCTACCACATGGTCAATAATTTTAGTTCTGATGTATCTGCGGACATTTATTATGCCATGTCTCTAAAAATTACGCTCCCTGAAATTAAATCCGCGTTATTTAAACTATTTCGCAAAGAACAAGTGTCTAGACTTGGTAATACCCATATCATTTTTCCTGCATTATCTAAACAAGCCTATAAGGAGATTATAGCGACAGAACTTTCTAAATTGAAAGATACATTGGTGTTGTATTCAGGAATTCAATTCATTATGGATGCTACTCTCGAAGAACTTATTTACAATGAAGGTGTATTTCCATCTCAAGGAGCGCGTCCGGTTTTTACAACAGTAAACACCTTAGTGAAATCTCATATTCCAAATATTATTTATGAAGTTTTACAGCAAAAAAAATCAATTACCAGTATTGAATTAAAAGTGAAAAACTCCAAAATTAATGTCTTTTACCATAGTAGTAAAAGCGTTGTAGTGATTAAACAGATTACATTGTATTTACCCATGGAAAATTTGAGAAAAAACACCTATGATGACTTACAAGCCATAGTAGCTGTTCACGAAAGTGGCCATGCCATTTTATCGGCCATCCTTTTAAAACATGTTCCGGAACAAGTACATTCTAAATGTACCGAAAATTGTTTTGGTTTTGTGTTAGCCTTGCCACCATGTAATTTTCATTATAGGAAGGATATAATTAATTATGTGGCCATGTATTTAGGTGGATTGGCTGCCGAAGAATTAATATTTGGAAAAGAATATGTGACTTCAGGATCGTCTTCAGATATAAATAAAGCAACGGTGTTTTTAACCAATATGTATAAAATTAGTGGTTTAGGTGAATATACTCTTAGGTATGATAGTGATTTCTCAAAAAGTCCTTTTTATCACGATTTTGCATTCGTAGAACAAGAGATGAAACAAATGATGGAAAAAGCCTTAGCCCTTGCAAAAAAAACTCTCCAAAGCGAGATGAAGCTATTGGTGGTTTTATCTGAATATTTATGCCATCATCCCCAAATAGAAAAGGCGCAATTAAAAGCATTGATTGCAAAACATAAAGTGACTAAAGACGATCTTATTTCTGATTTTTCTAACCTGTATTACCGCAACAAACTACAGGCTAAAGTCAAACAATATGAATTAGGAGGGGAAGTTACCCGGTCGGTAACAACTTTAAAACGCATTACCACATAGCACCCATTGGTATTTAAAAACTAAAATTAATCCTTTTATTAACGGCTAAGGCAATTATATTTGTGGTAGCCCAACTCTTAATTAAAATGAAAAACACCTATATTATCGCTTTACTGCAACTTCCTAAAATAGGGCCAGTTATAGCCAATAAGATTATTAAAACAATTTCTTTTCAAATATTGTCTTCAGAAGATTTAAATCGGGCACTTTTAGAGGCGCAATCTCGTTTAAAGCGAATTCCTAAATTTTCTCCAGAAACTATAGATCAAGCTGTCAAAAAGCTGAAGCTATTCTGGTTAAATCAGGCCAACTGGGCATACAGGTAATCTCTATTTATGATAAATCTTATCCGAAACAGTTTCTAGAAATATTTAATCCGCCTTTGGTTATATATGTGCAAGGCAGCTTAAAAACTTTAAACCAAAATCGTCTTCTGGCTGTAATTGGAGCTCGAAAACCTTCAAAATTCGGTTTGGAACAAGGCTATAATATTACGAAATATTGTTTGGAATTTGGAGTTGTCATTGTTAGTGGGTTGGCTCAAGGTACCGATACTATGGCGCATACTTGTGCCTTAGAAAATAATGGAAAAACTATTGCTGTTTTACCAGGTGGACTGGATAAAATTTTTCCAACGCAAAATTTGAAATTAGCAAATCAGATATTAGAGCAAGATGGTGTATTGTTGTCGGAATACCCACCGGGTACAGCTCCGCAAAAAAACTATTTTATACAAAGGAATAGACTACAAAGTGCCTTAAGTGCAGGAGTTATAATCATAGAATCGGAAATAGAAGGCGGAACTATGCATACATTTAAATTTGCTAAAACCCACAAGAAACCTATAGGGGTATTATATCACCCGTTAGAACATCGCTCTGTCAAATCAGCTGGGAATACCGCAATCCTTGAGGCTAAGGATGGGATTAAGCTGGATGATTATGATGCAATTAATTACTTTCTTTCTAATACTTTAAAACAGACAATCGACTTAGTAAGCGAAGTCAAATCTGAATAGAAAAAACGTCTGAATGGATTAGAATGAAACATAAATCTACTGGGTAAATTATTGCAGGCAGTAGAGCATTCGAAAATTACCAAACCTTAAAAATCCAAAGTGAAAATGTGATGGAACACTTAAACCATGTGCAAATTATTTGTGGAGGTGCCAAAGGAACAGATTCTTTTTCACCATACAGTTTGCCAAGGAACATCATTACGATGTTTTAATTGTGCAACCAGATTGGAAACATTTCAAAAGGTAGCTGGTTTTGTTCGTAACGCCGCCATGGTTGAATACAGCGATATGCTTATTGCCTTTTCGGATGGCAAAAGTTATGGTGCCAAGTACATCACCCTTGCTACTAAAGGATAATCTATAAGCTCTTTTAGTAGCAAGGGTGAAGAAATCATACAAAGAAGCACAATACTTATTAGACTATCCAGATAAAGCAAATTTTCTTCCTATAGATGAGTTTTTTAAAAAGTGGGAGGGTATGTAAATGATTTTAGGAAGGCTACAGTTTAATTGAGAATTGTATAAATATAAAACAAAAAATCACCCTTTATGAGTGATTTTTTGTTAATTATTCCTTTTTCGCTTTTTATGCCATGGTGCATTTTTTTTCCAATCACCAGCCATTATACAGCCATAGGGATGGATTTCATCAATAACCTGACCTAAACCAAATGTTTTAATCTGAGCTCTCACCGTAGCGGCAGATTTATAAGCACTAGGGAGTTCAGAAAGATCTATTTCATTGGAGTAAAACCTTATATCTAATCCCGCTGTTTCTTGTTTGAAAATTTCTTCATTTGTTAAATGAGCTAAATTTCTTTTATGTTGACTTCTACTCATGTTACGACCAGCTCCATGTGGAGCAAAACCTAAATTCGTAACTGTAGCTTTTCCTTCAACTAATAAAATTGGTTCAGCCATGTTTAAAGGTATTAACCTAGGGCCGGTAATATCTGGGAGGTATTTCGGATCCAATGGTGTTGCTCCTTTGGCATGGTAAAATATATCCTTATCTTTAAAAACAAAATTGTGTTCATTCCAAAACCTGTTTTCCACAGTTTTATTTACAAGTTTGGCTGTGGCATCATGTATGGTTTCGTGATTTAACTTTGTCCACTTTCTAATTATTTGTAAGGCTTCCCAATAATCTTTTCCTTCACGAGTGTCGTAGGGTATCCAAGCATTTTCGGGCAAGGTCTCTGGTGAAAGTTGAACTCTAAATTTGTTAGCGACCATTAACCCTTTTTTATAGAGGATGGCACCAGGTCCTCTAGAACCATGGTGTGTGATAAGCATAGTATGACCGGTTTGTTTTGAAATACCCACAAACAAAAAATGATTACCATCCCCCTGGGTGCCTAAATGTTCTTGGGCAATAGATAAACTCTTTTGAGAGTTAAGAAATGGATTGGCTTCAAACGCAGCTTTTAAATCGGAAGGAAGTTTAAACTGTTTTCCACGTTCCCGTCCTCCGGGACCAAAATGTGTAAAGGCATGAGCGGCATCTAGAAGGGATAAAGGATTGGTTGTTCCAAAATCACTTAGCATAACTGAACAACAAATATCAGCACTATGCATACCTGGGTGGATGGCGTTCTTTGTAGCTACAATACCACCTACTGGAATCGTTCCCAATGGTCCAGACGGACAAGCATCCGGCATAACCGACCCCTTGACCACGGTTGGAGTACGCATAACGGCGTTCATAGTTGCAAGGACTTTTTCCTTATTATCTTCTTCGATTAAGTTTTCGGCTATTATATTTTTAGAGTAAGGTTTTGGTTGATCTAATAATCTTAGTGGAGCGGGGAGTTTAAATTTGGTTAAATACGCTTCTAAATCCCTATCACTTAATTCGTGTTTGTT encodes:
- a CDS encoding cyclic-phosphate processing receiver domain-containing protein — encoded protein: MKKLFLDDLRTVDMVYSKFMVSEFDVVRSYHEFVTFIIKNGLPEFISFDNDLGLNENGELAPDGLAAAKWLVYKSGLDLSSLEFHVHSANPVAAEQIRGLLNNYINFLNKNNNNHNK
- a CDS encoding YqiA/YcfP family alpha/beta fold hydrolase — protein: MNILYIHGLNGSLSTQKKGILETFGTVYAPAIDFENTPDSIAQIIASYKEIDINVVIGSSMGGFAGYYVSNALQRPALLFNPALAKRSVLQNVPELPYNKSVLKHIILGTADNVIDPKDTLQFLGNTIAFHPEYSIHLYNDLAHRIPVEIFEEAVSEFFSKLCY
- a CDS encoding DUF2779 domain-containing protein: MNTERYLTKSRFKLGLECPTKLFYTRKSEYVNQQLSNPFLEALAEGGFQVEELARMQYPDGIAILGDDWNYGLLAQKTEKLLQQDQVVIFEAAFLYNGLFIRVDILEKKGNHINLFEVKAKSVNANNHESFIGKRGGLTGGWSAYLYDVAFQKYVIQKCHPDWKIKSYLKLVNKDAVATVDGINQCFKISKSSDLRTGIIKKEGLLLDDLGENLLSDINIEEELEYIYKNNPLNETLGFEALLIMFRDHYAQDKKLIEPIGSQCKSCEFYTETPTESEKSGFHDCWTAQLQITNQAANMPKVYDVWNFRGSKKLIESGKYFISDLNESDVNPQPEALKISNSERRWIQVEKEQQNDNTPFIELDGLKLEMSTWVYPLNFIDFETSMVALPFTAGRHPYEQTAFQFSHHIVYEDGRIDHATEYLNATVGEFPNFKFVRALKQALEKNEGSIFRYHNHENTVLNQIHDQLADSNEPDKTELQTFIERITHSPGNRTKKWQGTRDMIDLYRVVKDYYYHPITEGSISIKAILPAVLNSSMFLKEKYANPIEDIQVTSKNFNEDHAFITIKDGLVISPYKTLPALFKDWSETQLEDLVSEMSSISDGGAALTAYSKLQFETMQESERLEISKGLLKYCELDTLAMVMIYEYFKSL
- a CDS encoding helix-turn-helix transcriptional regulator encodes the protein MSNPSLSKRTLHLLTFIRNKHYPTKAEVLEYLKDQDISVSERTIERELKSLRNDFGIEISHCRKNRGYYINEEESVDLVSFFKYLELVSISEIFSEGLMSDNKLKEYILFENTPVLNGIENLAPILIAIKQGCKLSFEHYNYYKDTKKQYTISPLMIKEYLNRWYVIGVVDDLNTIRIFGIDRLSDLKQGDLQSVNRKDFEEDLNKFSCIVGVRVNDASLENIVLKTHKKHMHYLESLPLHPSQHIKEDDEPGYYKVSYHIIPNYEFDIQILKMSMEVEVISPPSYRNHIKKEIEKIYNKYQD
- a CDS encoding helix-hairpin-helix domain-containing protein produces the protein MKNTYIIALLQLPKIGPVIANKIIKTISFQILSSEDLNRALLEAQSRLKRIPKFSPETIDQAVKKLKLFWLNQANWAYR
- a CDS encoding DNA-processing protein DprA encodes the protein MFNPPLVIYVQGSLKTLNQNRLLAVIGARKPSKFGLEQGYNITKYCLEFGVVIVSGLAQGTDTMAHTCALENNGKTIAVLPGGLDKIFPTQNLKLANQILEQDGVLLSEYPPGTAPQKNYFIQRNRLQSALSAGVIIIESEIEGGTMHTFKFAKTHKKPIGVLYHPLEHRSVKSAGNTAILEAKDGIKLDDYDAINYFLSNTLKQTIDLVSEVKSE
- a CDS encoding RtcB family protein, with amino-acid sequence MENTNLITGKDLKALGYPPGTWYKEALEHINKHELSDRDLEAYLTKFKLPAPLRLLDQPKPYSKNIIAENLIEEDNKEKVLATMNAVMRTPTVVKGSVMPDACPSGPLGTIPVGGIVATKNAIHPGMHSADICCSVMLSDFGTTNPLSLLDAAHAFTHFGPGGRERGKQFKLPSDLKAAFEANPFLNSQKSLSIAQEHLGTQGDGNHFLFVGISKQTGHTMLITHHGSRGPGAILYKKGLMVANKFRVQLSPETLPENAWIPYDTREGKDYWEALQIIRKWTKLNHETIHDATAKLVNKTVENRFWNEHNFVFKDKDIFYHAKGATPLDPKYLPDITGPRLIPLNMAEPILLVEGKATVTNLGFAPHGAGRNMSRSQHKRNLAHLTNEEIFKQETAGLDIRFYSNEIDLSELPSAYKSAATVRAQIKTFGLGQVIDEIHPYGCIMAGDWKKNAPWHKKRKRNN